A region from the Aegilops tauschii subsp. strangulata cultivar AL8/78 chromosome 5, Aet v6.0, whole genome shotgun sequence genome encodes:
- the LOC109756451 gene encoding uncharacterized protein, with protein sequence MTNDVNLMYQKYVAELDTITPDQVEWRPYGADDRLGYTPEFTINPMCLRDRDLWLMRCPLICNWAVEFHLPHRVFRQFGLFQPHPPEWVDTDKALHRLDRRRQRKIKDWDKHHASYVTRFQLCVEQARSSARAQLREHNPLAFDNYIRWLLENTRVEICPPAYNEDILEEPVNFEDLSKGKYNRDVRVGQGVPAVPVINYVRTEIKKAADESQSILENTPVGKGNDDGSLRAFLKVHELDDDMTLADAQLRSPYVFKPRQPRRRYTANDFDNRGNPKVVVGTSRMASLDDEAEAEAEEEVQEEEPRPPRKKKVTCRRGTRNTRGRH encoded by the exons ATGACGAACGATGTCAATCTCATGTACCAGAAGTACGTTGCCGAGTTGGACACGATTACGCCTGACCAG GTGGAATGGCGGCCATATGGCGCCGATGACAGACTTGGGTACACCCCGGAGTTTACCATCAACCCGATGTGCTTGCGGGATAGGGATCTCTGGCTTATGcggtgcccactgatatgcaactgggcTGTTGAGTTTCATTTGCCACATCGCGTGTTTCGTCAGTTTGGTCTGTTCCAGCCTCACCCGCCGGAATGGGTGGATACGGACAAAGCACTTCATAG GTTGGACAGGAGAAGGCAGCGGAAGATAAAGGACTGGGACAAGCATCATGCTTCGTATGTTACCCGCTTCCAGCTTTGCGTGGAGCAAGCTCGTAGCAGTGCACGCGCCCAGCTTCGTGAGCATAACCCACTTGCTTTTGATAACTACATACGATGGCTTCTTGAAAATACTCGAGTTGAGATATGCCCGCCGGCATATAATGAGGATATTCTTGAAGAACCCGTAAACTTTGAGGATCTATCAAAGGGGAAGTACAACAGAGATGTCAGGGTAGGGCAAGGAGTCCCTGCTGTTCCGGTGATTAACTATGTG CGCACCGAGATCAAGAAAGCAGCTGATGAGAGCCAGTCTATTCTCGAGAACACACCGGTTGGAAAAGGCAATGATGATGGTTCACTACGAGCATTCCTCAAG GTCCATGAGCTTGATGATGACATGACTTTGGCGGACGCTCAACTTCGGTCCCCATATGTGTTCAAGCCTAGGCAACCCAGACGCCGGTACACGGCCAACGACTTTGACAACAGAGGCAACCCAAAGGTGGTCGTAGGGACCTCGCGGATGGCTAGCTTGGATGatgaggcggaggcggaggcggaggaggaagTGCAGGAAGAGGAGCCTCGTCCACCCAGGAAGAAGAAGGTTACCTGCAGGCGTGGCACCAGGAACACGCGCGGAAGGCATTAG